One segment of Brienomyrus brachyistius isolate T26 unplaced genomic scaffold, BBRACH_0.4 scaffold50, whole genome shotgun sequence DNA contains the following:
- the espl1 gene encoding separin, translated as MKLKKVDEYIKCTGDPASTAALCQELEDYMKKGPGVECRTLCDRIIRACNHQLGTGAVGTGHVAELVSLVDLALISYDSTGNPGMQSSPLYMEKILFHIMRKLATQGAYQPCQRLGDLLYKRLDLVTLATQTEDCQVLVRSCFAVLWNGAAGIQADLPESPRGRLGRRLQALRFLALLDKASAASPTNSKVPGYTEDALGEFGKACGKLTEDDASFLVQESQRFFCDLLGADVTSPGLCGWLPLVMLHACRLLCKASLWSQASELVKGAAVWLKETPDPFRHFAGWAVDVHCLLASGEDCAATLTDCARAIRCLPDSFSDQERHVFLQASQLVASAFEINQDKVLRGSSLLALFSFLEEYQELLRKHLSKAKNIQPEHKLLFHQALCSTSCQGFISAYSSLVASQLEDNETLERVLLYCKATAGQMMSESQKFALDNVFIKAASAINSLVYALYNHKHYNQAFSLVEILCHELVKKHKSVMPVDKLNRAFLLAVQSSRRAGHLDRALDWVVLWLRALGDQITEHMAEPVSLWVKTKADAARGGQADTRLRTLRDGFGPHVLEEETLLRLLEEELRAYREVLGDTAQERYNTLCDLLDICHEDSDRTHRRAVYLYEMAQVVCFQDFSEQTECSAVDFTLESLRLLDEEPETAGNADRLSDDKAQASLWLYICTLEKNLHEAVEVDKRLCEAREQQNRCLEPVGTNDMDYEDEQKQQECQLIYEGLRFNLIAESKQCQPLDRALELWKDLLRRKMEPAVRSAKQTVFSVVLMAALYKLIGKPLRALESHQLAAGLARRIGDCSGCVSSLCHSARLLLELGAPELAEAQLEQVERLLSSMDSCAEGVLPLRVLATLLRAELCYSTRQVENGVSHLSEVLKEVGEQRCSKTWYLLRAKALQTASAYLNLNATALPSHLRQRIAEHGLKTPDTTLYEGLKLLCSLVVTLLGNGLYGASVAVDTRFIDQGDNVVLKWQLLAEVLSCSLRMVTVRSYSGAIHEAKVQCLEALKLSTKLHTLSRCAEFLVVKAELELQKGEMELSGMDLEQVTSLLDLCIDFTGNEEKMEVKIKPRKGRPAKKTQSPQAAEDDYSGLLKTRSFHQQPVDTAEDWAQAASPKLQPKRQCWLASLEHKADCSCPCCSDPALGRVCARWAAVQAELANHSPQGVTGRSHKLFLTALSRCRNVIAKVASNLAMLMAAKDKPSLSFLDDLIGRIYMRMTLSGLQVQKAIGMWELLDSGFAFVTSKMSPEMDSVQASLQVTKALAIMLTLASQKNCPAEELFSPVWPWNPLKSNKPRTLPSKKTKDLGLFSKAEDGKKKDKGVSLTAEESKRTKETVVPSVLSKAKMTLPSTKTKSLTCKTPRTVKPKSSKTKSSAVGEQSAFDFDNVIPQVVVRAPSPTVPHTPVQMTLAPASRRRTAKSASKLQFRVYEESTSPADRLRPVPAAPKRSSRSRFKIDFSDESDAETSVPAVVTKKRETGRASARTRTAAASKEKVLAITEKEPQKVRIRASKSTASPPDCPSEESAPPAPRRSRPKKSADRVTKGSSSTEEPEQMRTIKEEEFGMNTSLQELKMECEASARTEERDTDLEVLRRDVWVDPERDGRGDFRRAGPSRTLFPQSSIPASVPDGLTLEYARDLLWSALLSLQHFPPAGLYTKLCGLLALCLGQGDPVTTAMLHSQSLGLTSRHHMTRHLTSRVKKLKKAPGLAEELQSLNLDDASGHTLAHRLTQLEAVFRFPTLDPSAFPQQHCQHFTQQLQKIPPGTTLCLLSVVGMRPGEMGDTILLTRLERGLNPVTVRIPTAQQECPVSAIVQEMDSVQKQQKVVSSVADKAQWWEGRRALDSRVEKLLGKMREMLSCWMGLLLPLSSDPEVSHQAKDLHQTLTECGAHITEELLKVVLSAAPLLSQHDIQALVGGLSSQKPEQTLSRLQAAVSALRDRAEPRGHVVLILDKYLQKLPWESISCLRSCSVTRMPSLQFLIGHSVSKEMDADSLLNRGVDPKKVFYVLNPDANLTDSEGRFREWFAEEPGWEGVCGAAPNPVQLQEAMTTKDLYIYVGHGAGARFLEGQRILKEELRAASFLFGCSSAALAVHGELEGSGIILNYLMAGCPLILGNLWDVTDRDIDRFTRALLQSWLSAGRGAALLDHMTSSRQATHLKHLIGAAPVVYGLPIFLR; from the exons ATGAAGTTAAAGAAAGTGGACGAGTACATCAAGTGCACTGGCGACCCCGCAAGCACTGCCGCGCTCTGTCAGGAGCTTGAG GACTACATGAAGAAGGGCCCTGGGGTGGAGTGCAGGACATTGTGTGATCGAATCATCAGGGCCTGCAACCACCAGCTGGGAACTGGAGCTGTGGGAACTGGCCATGTTGCTGAGCTGGTGTCACTGGTTGACCTGGCACTCATCAGCTATGACAGCACAGGCAATCCTGGGATGCAGAGTAGCCCTCTCTATAtggaaaaaatcctctttcacATCATGAGGAAGCTGGCGACTCAGGGAGCATACCAGCCTTGTCAGCGCCTGGGAGACCTGCTGTATAAGAGACTGGACCTAGTCACTCTTGCCACCCAG ACGGAAGACTGTCAGGTTCTGGTACGTAGCTGCTTTGCTGTGCTCTGGAATGGGGCTGCAGGAATACAGGCTGACCTGCCCGAGTCCCCCCGGGGAAGACTCGGCAGACGCCTGCAAGCCCTGCGCTTCTTGGCATTGCTGGACAAAGCATCTGCTGCGTCACCCACGAACTCAAAAGTGCCTGGATATACTGAGGATGCTCTAGGCGAGTTTGGGAAGGCCTGCGGCAAGCTGACTGAGGATGACGCGTCCTTCTTGGTTCAGGAGAGCCAGCGCTTCTTTTGTGACTTACTGGGGGCAGATGTCACTAGCCCCGGTCTCTGTGGCTGGCTTCCACTGGTCATGTTGCATGCCTGCAGGCTCCTCTGCAAGGCAAGCCTCTGGAGCCAGGCTTCAGAACTCGTCAAGGGAGCTGCCGTGTGGCTGAAGGAGACCCCTGACCCCTTTCGCCACTTTGCTGGGTGGGCTGTGGATGTTCACTGCCTGCTCGCCTCGGGTGAGGACTGTGCTGCCACCCTAACCGATTGTGCTCGTGCCATCCGATGCCTTCCTGATTCTTTCAGTGACCAGGAACGCCATGTCTTCTTGCAAGCCAGCCAGTTGGTTGCCTCGGCCTTTgaaataaaccaggacaaggttCTGAGAGGCTcatctctcctggctttgttctccTTCTTGGAGGAATACCAGGAGCTCCTCCGCAAGCACCTTTCTAAG GCTAAGAATATACAGCCAGAGCATAAGCTCCTCTTCCATCAAGCTCTATGCAGCACCTCGTGCCAAGGCTTTATCAGTGCCTACAGCAGCCTGGTGGCCTCGCAG CTGGAGGACAATGAGACTCTGGAAAGGGTCCTGCTCTACTGCAAGGCCACAGCTGGGCAGATGATGAGTGAGTCACAGAAGTTTGCTTTGGACAATGTCTTCATCAAGGCTG CATCTGCTATCAACAGCTTGGTTTATGCTCTGTACAACCACAAACACTATAACCAGGCCTTCTCCCTAGTGGAGATTCTCTGCCATGAACTGGTCAAAAAACATAAGTCTGTGATGCCTGTGGATAAG CTGAACCGGGCCTTCCTGCTGGCTGTCCAAAGTTCCAGGAGAGCCGGCCATTTGGACCGTGCTTTGGACTGGGTAGTGCTCTGGCTGCGAGCACTGGGTGACCAaatcacagagcacatggcCGAGCCGGTGTCTCTGTGGGTCAAAACAAAGGCTGACGCGGCTCGAGGAGGACAGGCTGACACGCGGCTCAG GACGCTCCGTGACGGCTTTGGGCCACATGTCCTAGAGGAGGAGACGCTGCTGCGGCTTTTGGAGGAGGAGCTCCGTGCCTACAGGGAAGTGCTGGGTGACACTGCTCAGGAGCGATACAACACGCTGTGTGACCTGCTGGACATCTGTCACGAGGACAGTGATCGCACACACCGCCGTGCTGTGTACCTATACGAAATGGCCCAAGTGGTCTGCTTCCAGGACTTCAGCGAGCAGACTGAGTG CTCAGCAGTAGACTTCACCCTAGAGTCCCTGAGACTGTTGGATGAGGAGCCAGAGACTGCAGGGAATGCTGATCGCCTTAGTGACGACAAGGCCCAGGCCTCACTGTGGCTCTACATCTGCACTCTGGAGAAGAACCTCCATGAG GCTGTGGAGGTAGACAAGAGGCTGTGTGAAGCTCGAGAACAACAAAATCGGTGTCTGGAGCCAGTGGGAACCAATGACATGGACTATGAGGACGAGCAGAAGCAGCAGGAGTGCCAGCTGATCTATGAGGGCCTGCGCTTCAACCTGATTGCTGAAAGCA AGCAGTGCCAGCCTCTGGATAGGGCTTTGGAGCTCTGGAAGGACCTTCTAAGAAGGAAGATGGAACCTGCAGTCCGTTCTGCCAAGCAAACTGTCTTCTCTGTTGTTCTCATGGCTGCCCTCTACAAGCTTATTGGCAAG CCCCTAAGGGCCCTGGAGAGTCACCAGCTTGCTGCTGGCCTTGCGCGCAGAATCGGAGACTGCTCCGGCTGCGTCAGCTCTCTGTGCCACTCGgccaggctgctgctggagctCGGCGCCCCTGAACTGGCAGAG GCTCAACTGGAGCAGGTAGAACGGCTACTGTCCTCCATGGACTCCTGTGCTGAGGGTGTGTTGCCGCTGCGTGTCCTGGCCACGCTCCTGAGAGCCGAGCTCTGCTACAGCACCCGGCAG GTGGAGAATGGAGTGTCCCACCTGTCTGAGGTCCTGAAGGAGGTGGGAGAACAGAGATGTTCCAAGACCTGGTATTTGCTACGTGCCAAGGCTCTCCAGACAGCCAGTGCCTACCTTAACCTCAATGCCACTGCTCTGCCTAGTCATCTTCGTCAAAGGATTGCTGAACATG GCCTGAAGACCCCTGACACGACCCTGTACGAAGGCTTAAAGCTGCTGTGTAGCCTTGTGGTGACCTTATTAGGAAATGGTCTCTATGGAGCCAGTGTTGCTGTGGATACCCGTTTTATTGATCAAG GAGACAATGTCGTCCTGAAATGGCAGCTGCTGGCTGAGGTGCTCAGCTGCTCCCTGAGGATGGTGACTGTGAGGAGCTACAGTGGTGCTATCCACGAAGCCAAGGTGCAGTGCCTGGAGGCCTTGAAGCTCTCCACCAAGCTTCACACCTTAAGCCG ATGTGCTGAGTTCCTGGTGGTGAAGGCTGAGTTGGAGCTCCAGAAAGGGGAGATGGAGCTAAGTGGCATGGATCTTGAGCAAGTCACCAGTCTTCTTGATCTATGCATTG ACTTTACTGGCAATGAAGAGAAGATGGAGGTCAAGATCAAGCCAAGAAAAGGGAGGCCGGCTAAGAAGACCCAGTCCCCACAGGCAGCAGAAGATGACTATAGTGGTCTCCTGAAAACCAGGTCCTTCCACCAGCAGCCTGTGGACACTGCGGAGGACTGGGCCCAGGCTGCGTCTCCCAAACTCCAGCCCAAACGGCAGTGCTGGCTGGCCTCCCTGGAACACAAGGCAGACTGCAGCTGTCCCTGCTGTTCAGACCCGGCTCTGGGGCGTGTCTGTGCCCGCTGGGCTGCTGTCCAAGCAGAGTTAGCTAATCATTCACCACAGGGAGTGACGGGTCGGTCTCACAAGCTTTTCCTCACTGCCTTGTCACGCTGCAGGAACGTGATAGCCAAGGTTGCATCCAATTTGGCCATGCTGATGGCAGCCAAGGACAAGCCCTCACTGTCTTTTCTGGACGACCTAATCGGGAGAATCTACATGCGCATGACCCTTTCTGGTCTTCAGGTGCAGAAGGCTATTGGTATGTGGGAACTCCTGGATTCTGGCTTTGCCTTTGTGACATCCAAAATGTCTCCTGAAATGGATTCAGTACAGGCTAGCCTGCAGGTCACAAAAGCCCTGGCCATCATGCTCACCTTAGCTTCCCAGAAGAATTGCCCTGCAGAGGAGCTCTTCTCTCCAGTGTGGCCCTGGAATCCTTTGAAGTCTAATAAACCCAGAACACTTCCTTCAAAAAAAACCAAAGATCTTGGTCTGTTTTCAAAAGCAGAAGACGGCAAGAAAAAGGACAAAGGGGTCTCCTTAACTGCAGAGGAATCAAAGAGAACTAAAGAGACAGTTGTGCCTTCAGTGCTATCCAAGGCTAAAATGACGCTTCCTTCCACAAAGACAAAGTCATTGACCTGCAAAACCCCACGTACCGTCAAACCTAAAAGCTCCAAGACAAAATCCAGTGCTGTGGGAGAGCAAAGTGCTTTTGACTTTGACAATGTAATTCCTCAAGTTGTCGTGAGAGCACCTTCTCCCACGGTGCCACATACTCCTGTCCAGATGACGTTGGCACCTGCCTCACGCCGCCGCACAGCAAAGTCTGCATCAAAACTGCAGTTCCGTGTATATGAGGAATCCACATCACCGGCAGACCGGCTGAGACCAGTGCCTGCGGCTCCAAAAAGAAGCAGCAGGTCCCGCTtcaag ATAGATTTCAGTGATGAGAGCGACGCAGAGACCAGTGTCCCAGCGGTGGTTACTAAGAAGAGAGAGACTGGCAGGGCGTCTGCACGCACCAGAACCGCTGCTGCCAGCAAAGAGAAAGTGCTGGCCATCACTGAAAAGGAACCACAGAAAGTGCGGATCAGGGCCAGCAAGAGCACCGCCTCCCCCCCAGACTGTCCCTCTGAAGAGTCTGCTCCACCTGCCCCACGGAGGAGCAGGCCAAAGAAAAGTGCTGACCGTGTTACCAAAGGCAGCTCAAGTACAGAGGAACCAGAGCAGATGAGAACCATAAAGGAGGAGGAATTTGGAATGAATACTAGTCTGCAAGAGCTGAAGatggagtgtgaggcctcag CAAGAACAGAAGAGCGTGACACAGACCTAGAGGTTCTGCGGAGGGATGTGTGGGTGGACCCTGAAAGAGATGGCCGAGGGGACTTCAGAAGAGCAGGTCCTTCTCGGACCCTCTTCCCCCAGTCCTCAATTCCTGCTTCAGTACCGG ATGGGCTAACTCTGGAGTATGCACGGGATCTCCTGTGGAGCGCCTTGCTCTCCCTCCAGCACTTTCCTCCAGCCGGGCTCTACACGAAGCTCTGTGGCCTTCTCGCTCTGTGCCTTGGTCAAGGGGACCCCGTGACCACTGCCATGCTCCACTCCCAGTCCCTGGGCCTCACCAGCAGGCATCACATGACACGCCACCTTACCAGCAGAGTCAA GAAGTTGAAAAAGGCTCCTGGTTTggctgaggaactgcaatcCTTAAATCTGGACGACGCTAGTGGACACACATTGGCCCACAGGCTGACTCAGCTGGAGGCCGTCTTCAGGTTCCCCACCCTTGACCCCTCTGCCTTCCCTCAGCAGCATTGCCAGCACTTCACTCAACAGCTCCAGAAGATCCCTCCCG GAACCACTCTGTGCCTCCTTTCTGTGGTTGGCATGCGGCCTGGTGAGATGGGCGACACCATCTTGTTGACCCGTTTGGAGCGTGGGCTGAATCCAGTCACGGTTCGCATTCCCACGGCACAGCAAGAG TGTCCAGTGAGTGCCATAGTCCAAGAGATGGACAGCGTGCAGAAGCAGCAGAAAGTGGTGAGCAGCGTTGCTGACAAGGCGCAGTGGTGGGAAGGTCGTAGGGCACTGGACAGCCGGGTGGAG AAGCTGCTGGGTAAGATGAGGGAGATGCTGAGTTGCTGGATGGGGTTACTACTGCCTCTGTCCTCTGACCCAGAGGTCTCCCACCAGGCAAAGGACCTCCACCAAACTCTGACGGAGTGTGGTGCTCACATTACAGAGGAGCTGCTGAAG GTTGTACTGTCAGCTGCGCCCCTCCTCTCTCAGCACGATATCCAGGCCCTGGTTGGAGGCCTCTCTTCACAAAAACCAGAGCAGACTTTGTCGCGTCTGCAGGCAGCAGTGTCTGCGCTGAGGGACAGGGCCGAGCCACGAGGTCACGTTGTCCTCATCTTGGATAAG TACCTTCAGAAGCTGCCGTGGGAAAGCATCTCCTGCCTCAGGTCTTGCTCCGTCACTCGTATGCCTTCTCTGCAGTTCCTCATAGGCCACAGCGTCTCCAAGGAG ATGGATGCAGATTCTTTGCTGAATCGTGGTGTGGACCCAAAGAAGGTCTTCTATGTTCTGAACCCTGACGCCAACTTGACAGACAGTGAGGGGCGCTTTCGCGAGTGGTTCGCAGA GGAGCCTGGCTgggagggtgtgtgtggggcTGCACCTAATCCAGTACAACTCCAAGAGGCGATGACCACTAAAGATCTCTACAT CTACGTGGGCCATGGAGCAGGAGCCCGTTTTCTAGAAGGCCAGCGCATCCTGAAGGAGGAGTTGCGTGCTGCATCGTTCTTGTTTGGATGCAGCAGTGCTGCCTTGGCTGTCCATGGAGAGCTAGAAGGTTCTGGAATAATCCTGAATTACCTCATGGCTGGTTG CCCCCTGATCCTTGGAAACCTTTGGGATGTGACGGATCGGGATATCGACCGCTTCACAAGGGCCCTCCTGCAGTCCTGGCTTTCTGCAGGCCGCGGGGCGGCTCTCCTGGATCACATGACCTCGTCCCGCCAGGCCACGCACCTGAAGCACCTGATCGGGGCAGCACCTGTTGTTTATGGGCTGCCTATCTTTTTGCGATAG
- the itgb7 gene encoding integrin beta-7: protein MKLTWRLVALLHFVRLMQTLETPMECRPQPTCQECMKSLHCAWCKEKDFLKFGESNERRCDTVKALHKRNCSDVFNRDSVKDTRRDDDLSNDPDNIVQLRPQNLNLKLRVGEPMTFNVEFKRAEGYPIDLYYLMDLSYSMKDDLGNIKNLGQTILDSLLHVTRKVRIGFGSFVDKVSMPYVNTVNAKLINPCPSRLDSCQPAFSFKNILRLTEDANEFKRKVSEQKVSGNLDSPEGGLDAMIQAAVCQDEIGWGNVTRILVYTSDDTYHMAGDGRLAGIYHPNDGRCHLNAEGVYDKDTIYDYPSVGHLSRVLSGNNIQLIFAVTEQSIPTYKALSQLIPQSVVGVLENDSSNVVQLISDAYKNLSSTILLEHQQAPLGLDISFRSHCSIGEHSEWDRTGRCNNVKLHQPVNFTVRLSASTCLSKPETFRMKVQGLSEELTLTVETLCDCDCQDQEPHATHCNGNGTLHCGMCSCYGNHLGQRCECQGQQDTDTVHEIEAQCRKSNSSRPCSGQGSCECGKCQCKSPFWGEFCQCDDTNCESIDGKICGEQGTCKCGTCQCKAGFTGSACECDTRTDKCNTGSIECNNHGKCICNRCKCKPGFIRDQCTELSSPCQAYKNCVTCTALNEGKEGPEANCTEDCGSVRPSRISGSQQFDCQTEGITFEVELDKQNGAIKIVYANPPRTIDTRLVVVSTAVSAVILIGIFIIIIYRMLVEVYDRREYRKFELEQKKVEWKSSQNPLFQGATTVTMNPMHVED from the exons ATGAAGCTGACATGGCGGCTGGTGGCTCTTCTGCATTTTGTGCGGTTGATGCAAACTTTAG AGACACCCATGGAATGCAGACCTCAGCCCACCTGTCAGGAGTGCATGAAAAGCCTACACTGTGCCTGGTGCAAAGAGAAG GACTTTCTGAAGTTTGGAGAGTCCAATGAAAGGAGGTGTGACACTGTAAAGGCTCTACATAAGAGAAATTGTAGCGATGTGTTCAACCGGGACTCGGTCAAAGACACTCGCAGAGACGATGACCTCTCCAATGACCCTGACAACATAGTTCAGCTACGACCACAGAACCTTAACCTAAAACTCAGAGTTG gagaaccaatgaccttcaatGTGGAGTTCAAACGAGCAGAAGGCTACCCCATTGACCTGTATTATCTCATGGACTTGTCCTACTCCATGAAAGATGACCTGGGAAATATCAAGAATTTGGGGCAGACAATCCTTGATAGTCTGCTGCATGTTACGCGTAAGGTCCGGATTG GCTTTGGGTCTTTTGTAGATAAGGTGTCCATGCCTTATGTCAACACAGTAAATGCCAAGCTGATAAATCCCTGCCCTAGCCGCCTTGATAGCTGCCAGCCAGCCTTCAGCTTTAAGAACATTCTGAGACTCACAGAAGACGCCAATGAGTTCAAGAGGAAGGTCAGTGAGCAGAAGGTTTCGGGCAACTTGGACTCCCCAGAGGGTGGCCTAGACGCTATGATACAAGCTGCAGTTTGTCAG GATGAAATTGGCTGGGGCAACGTGACTAGAATCCTGGTTTACACATCTGATGATACATATCACATGGCTGGAGATGGCAGATTGGCTGGGATTTACCATCCCAATGATGGGAGGTGCCACCTAAATGCAGAAGGCGTGTACGATAAAGACACAATTTAC GACTATCCTTCAGTTGGCCACCTGTCCAGGGTCCTCTCAGGCAACAACATCCAGCTGATCTTTGCCGTTACAGAGCAAAGCATTCCAACCTACAAG gcactaAGTCAGCTAATCCCCCAATCTGTAGTTGGAGTTCTTGAGAACGACTCCAGCAATGTAGTCCAGCTTATCTCAGATGCCTATAAG AACCTTTCCTCTACGATCCTTCTGGAACACCAGCAAGCCCCTCTGGGCTTGGACATCTCATTTAGATCTCACTGCAGCATTGGAGAGCACAGCGAATGGGACAGGACGGGAAGATGCAACAACGTGAAACTCCACCAGCCG GTGAACTTCACTGTCAGACTGAGCGCCTCCACATGCCTGTCAAAGCCTGAAACCTTCCGCATGAAGGTGCAGGGGCTTAGTGAGGAGCTGACGCTCACCGTAGAAACGTTATGTGACTGCGATTGTCAGGACCAGGAGCCCCACGCCACCCACTGCAATGGCAACGGGACCCTGCATTGTGGCATGTGCAG CTGTTACGGGAATCACCTGGgtcagagatgcgagtgccagGGGCAGCAGGACACGGATACAGTGCATGAAATAGAGGCTCAGTGCCGGAAAAGCAACAGCTCGCGGCCATGCAGTGGGCAGGGCAGCTGCGAGTGCGGCAAGTGTCAGTGCAAGAGCCCCTTCTGGGGTGAATTCTGCCAGTGTGACGACACCAACTGTGAGAGTATCGACGGCAAGATCTGTGGAG AACAAGGCACCTGTAAATGTGGAACCTGTCAGTGTAAAGCCGGCTTCACTGGCTCAGCCTGCGAGTGCGACACCCGAACTGACAAGTGCAACACAGGGTCAATCGAGTGCAACAACCATGGAAAATGCATATGTAATCGCTGTAAATGTAAGCCCGGCTTCATCCGGGACCAGTGCACGGAGCTGTCATCACCCTGCCAAGCATATAA GAACTGTGTGACATGCACAGCATTAAATGAGGGAAAGGAAGGTCCGGAGGCAAACTGTACTGAAGACTGTGGTTCAGTCAGGCCTTCACGCATCTCCGGCTCCCAGCAGTTTGACTGCCAAACTGAGGGAATCACCTTTGAAGTCGAATTGGACAAACAAAATGGAGCCATCAAAATTGTCTATGCTAACCCTCCTC GTACCATTGACACGAGGCTTGTAGTCGTTAGTACTGCTGTGTCTGCGGTGATTCTCATCGGCATCTTCATCATTATCATTTACCGTATGCTGGTGGAGGTGTACGACCGGAGGGAGTATCGCAAATTCGAGCTCGAACAGAAGAAAGTGGAGTGGAAAAGT TCACAGAACCCACTTTTCCAGGGCGCTACCACTGTAACCATGAACCCAATGCATGTGGAAGATTGA